The DNA sequence GCATCTTCAATCTCTAATCTCAGAAATCATGAATGCAATTCAGCATATTCTGGTTGCCTTGGTCATACAGTGgttttcacagtaaaaagaTTCTAAAATTGCTTGTTTCAGGCTCGTAACCGTCATAACCTTGAGCAAAGCAGCAAGTTGGCTCAGAACAAGGAGCTGCTGAACAAGAGAAATGCCCAGGTGACGGTGATGGATCAACGCATCGGTGACCTGAGGGAACGTCTGCATAAAAAGAGAGCAGAAGTACAAAATTTAACTCTTTTATAGTTTCATATTGTAAAAGTCTCTAGAAACACAGTTCATTTGCACTTAATTTCTCACAACAACTTCAAAATGATTTGGCAGTTACTGGAGGTTAAATTTTTTCTGTCCTCCCCTCTAGCTGAGTCGTATGAACGGTGGAGGCCTATCCTCCCCTCAAACCTCGTCCCACCCTagtggtggagtttcgggtcGAGTTGCGGCTGTCTGCCCCTACATCCAGGTTCCAGCTGAGGGGAGACAGGAGGCGGGTTACCCCCTGCCAGCtgacccgccacccaaacccacCCCACTCAGCCACATCCGCTCGGTCTCAGGTTGGTAGAATTATCGTCTTTTCTTGTTTAGCATTTCAAAGCGCTGCTCTGTACAAGACTTGGATCACTTGGTTTGTCCTACATCTCTGTCTGAGCTCTAACTTGCTGTccttctatttctttttcctgtctgttggctccttttttcctttccctttatctgttgttgttgatgtgatCCCTAATGTTAATGATTTAACATGGTGGTTTTGtgattattgttttgttgcttgttgTGGTGCTGGTGGTTGTGACTGTCCTTATGATGTCATCTTGATGATATTCATGTTGTGCTTGTCCGTGTTGCGTTTTGATGGTTGTTAACCTATCGTGGTTGGTCTTGTTACTGTCTTTGTGGTGGGTGTGGCCGTGCAGAGGAGGACAGGAGTGGCATCAGGAAGCCTCCCAGCCAATGGAAAGTGTCAGATTTAGACATCGTCCTGTCAGAGCCCACTGAGTCGTGGGAGGGACCCGGGTCCCCTCAAGGGGGCGACAGTAACAACAGTGAGTCCTGGAGAAGTCGCTAGAGAAACTTTCTCACCACTAGCTCCATTGGTGATAGATTAGCAGCATCTTGAGCCTTAACCCCTCTCTGCAGCAGCCGCTGGTGTGTGGACACCCactgtttgtttacatgcaaaACAAGTTGCTCATTAACCAAAACTAAGGTCTGCATCATGCAAAGGCAGGTATCAAAATCATTGACAACTTATAGGACACAAACATGAGAAGGTGCTACTGTTGTTTTGTAATGAAACCTGCAGTGTGGAGCTCGTGTCTTCCCCTTTCTGGTGGTAAGAGTGATTAGACAAACGCGAATGCTTCTGATGTATGTCTGCAAGTGTTCGTCCTCGCTGTCAGTCGCTTTCTTTTTTAGACTGTGATCTTTCCTTTGAGCGcccagtttgtcttttttatctggAGCATCAGAGCCTTTTCTCAGATCCTTTGTAGGTTTTTTCATCACAGGCCCCACCTACTTGCTGTAGCTCTGGCATTTTTGGTGGTTGACATAAAGTACATCACAATTGGGAATGTCTGAGCAGAAACCAGAtttaatattacaaattaaattgaaatgtATCAAATGTTCATGCATATGTAAATTCACTCCACACTCCAGATTATATAATTGCACCTCTtaattcactttttatttttattagaaCTGAGTGGACGATGTTTACATCAAAAACTTTGACATATCAAGCTACATTTGATACACTTGTAGAAAAGAAGTGGGTCGTATAAAGAAtttatgcaaaaatatttttagtgtCCATCATTTTCAtggatataaataaatgaacatatACTTTCAAGTTTAATGGCGCAAAGAAGAATTTTAAGCCATTAACTGTGGTTCTGTGATGTTTACGTTTGAAGTTATACAGTATTAAATAGAGATTTGAAAAATCAAGGCCCAGAACAGTGACAGCAGAAGAGGAGCTAAACCCAAGACATACTTCCTTTAGTTGAGTCCTGGGCTGAAAAATGGAGGGGAACATTCAAACCAAGCATGCTGTTGAGTGTTCATGTCCGTACTACAATACAGAGCAGATGGTTGGGAGAGAGAACATAATTAAATCAgctaaacaaaatgacttttaaatgtAAGGGTCATGCGTATAAGGACACAGACATGACATCCGATAGCCAGCAGCTGCTCAAAGTTTGGAAACTCAGACTCAGAAAATAAACTCAGGGCAAACCACAGTCTGGACTTAGATTCATATTCAGTTGTTCCTTCATGCCTTCCTCTGTGGTCTAGAAAAGTAGAAAGTAAATTTCCCTAAATAAGACCATCAGCTGCAATGCTAGAATAATTACTGATAGGAAACCTTTGAAACTGTGGACCTAATTGCTCCAAACACtgaactgcaaaacaaacatatcTCAGTTCAGGTGTCCTCACACTACTCCACACTTTgggaaatgtacttttttgctttcttattGACAGTTAGATGAATATAGAGACTTTGATAGCTGTACAGCAGTTGGCTAGCTTAGCGTAGCACACAGACTTTAAACAGGGGAAGACAGCTAGCCTTTCCAAAGTCCTGCCAACTGCTGCCACCATGATGTTGCCAGACAATCAGTGAGTCTTAGAGGTTCTGGCGTTTGGTGACTTTTTATAGCTTTGTACAGACCCAAGTTAgctgttttcatctgtttccGGTCACCATACTAAACTACGCTAAGCAACATGGGGCTGTATCTTCATATTTAGTGTACAGACTGAGAATGGTGTCGATCTTCTCATGTGCTATATTTCACtaaatggcagattttttcttttgaatggTACATCATTTAATCTAGTTAATAACCATACTTGCTTAACTTTTTAGTGTCTGCCTCCATTCATGTATCTAGAATTGCTTTTTTCAGTGAAACCTCTCCTAAATCACAGGCCTTGTTGTGTCGAGTCTTTCTCATTCTGCAGCATGAAATCAAACTCTCATCTTATAGTTACTCACTTATACTTACAGTAATATATCACTACAGAGTTGGAAGTAGCACAGTGTTTATACTCAGTTCAACTACTGCTGGGTATAAGCAAAGTGTCTTGAAACAGGACTGTTACTAATCCCATTGTGTTCTCGAATGCCAAAGCAAATGCCAAAGTTCTATTTATTGTCAGGGCTTCTGTAATGTGGAAAATACATAGTTGTAAATCATGTCAACAGTCCACCAGGCAGGCACAACAAATGAATGGAAGGAAGTGTGAGGTATGCTAACTTGTtactatatacagtatgtataatgagtgtttgtgtgagcTGGATAACAAGAGGTTTTAGGTAAGAAGGGTTTTTTAGAGTCATGGCAGCTGTCATCAGAGACGTTAAAGCTTTCAAACGAATGTTTGCACTGAATACTCTGTTATATGACTACAAGTGGAGAAGTTCACAAGAATCACAGCAAGAAATTATAATGATTTATTCATTGAAAACCCTCATGTTATAGAAGCAGGTTTCACATTCCACTGACTGGAACTAATATTTGCTTGAAAGTGGTAACAGGATCCATGTGCCAGATTTTCTGATGCAATAGCTGTTTTTTTGAGCGTACTGTTAGGAAGTTTGGGTGATCAATAGAAATAGACTCAAAATTCCTTAGTGGTCTGTTtaagaaaaacacttttagaTTTTTGAATCAGTATGTcaatattgtccttttattaGCAATCAGATCTGGTCTGGTTGGTACTGTCTAGCTGTGATATGATGAAAGGTTCAGCTGATTATGCATGTACCTCTGTCATGTCTCCACACTACATGTTAATCTCCATCCAGGAGACAATTAGCTTAACATAAgtataaaactgattaaaaggGGGAACTTGTGAACAGCTACCCTGATTTTGTCCAAAGGTAACAATAGCTATCAACAGCTGCTTGTTTCATCCAATGAGGGAGCAGCAAGGAGTTTCTGTATTTGATCTTGTGTCGACTGgggcctttctgtgtggagtttgcatgttcttcctgagCCTGTGTGTTCTTTTCTGGCTGCTTCAGCTTCCTCTGACCGTCCAAAGACATTTATGTTAACTGATTGGTTATTCTAAATTTGTGTAGGTGgtttgctgtctgtctgtgttagCCCAGTGATGGACTGTCAACTGGCAACCTGTATAgtgagtgtttgtctctgtcTAATGGCAACTGGGATAGgatccagccccctgtgactcTCTACAGAATGAAGTGGCTGATAGTGGATCTTAATCTATACAGAAAACTACGCTAGCTGTttccctctgtttccagtcttttctgCTAAGCTAATCTAACTAGATGATGGCTGTAGTTTAATATTTTGGAGACAAGTATGAGAATATTCAACTTCTCAGCTAGTATGAAAAGTACTGATTTAATGCTAACTAATTGTATGGAGCTGTTACCTAAAGGAGAGGCCTGAGTGGTGATGAGTTTACCTGATGTTTTGTAATAACGCCAGTGAAATAAACTGCACTGTCTTTGCTCTATAACGCCGAGTGACTGCTTCTAATCTGGGCTGTGAGGCAGATAGCCAAGTTTCCACCTCGCACAGAGCTGACTGTTTGCTTCCTGTCGTGACTGTTTTCTTCCTGAGGTCAGCAGGTTACAGCAGCTTCCAGTCAACAGTTTGTACAGCAGAGCTTACTGTACTGACTGCAGGACTCCCAGGTTCAACAGTTAATCAGTGTAAGTCTGGGATGTGCCAGAACTGTGACGTGGCTGTACCACTGTCATCTGGGCCAAATGGTTGGgtaatcattttaaatgataCTTTGACGCTACATTGCAGTGTTTTCATACCCCACAATGGAGTAAATAACACTGCAAAAgcttttccatttatttttagcCGTTTTGGCTACGTGGCTTTAGGGATGACTGTGTTGATCTGTCTGGGAGTGAGTTCACCATGTTAGATGAATCTTAAGTACTTACTTTGGTAATCACCTGACTTATTCACAAGgctgtttcattttaattagtCTTCAGGGTGTTGCGATAGTGTGAAGCATCAAGCTAGGCCGCTGACCTTCACCTCACCTTCACATGTTAATAGGCAATAGTGGATCAAGactcagtgagtgaccggtacTGTGACCTCAGTGCATTGAACTGTGCCAGTCAGTTATGTAACACCGCCTCTGTGGAGACTGAGCCTGGGATAAACTGCAACTTTTCACATCCAACAGGCTTCATTTTCTAAAAGCTAAGCATTTTAACACAATCAGTCGAGCCTGTTTAAACCTTCAGCGCTGCAGCTTTCTGTTTTTGGAGTTTAATTTTTCCAAGTCAACAACAATTAAGTGGCTTTTTCTGGGGAAAATAGCAGAGCAACACCCAAAAGCCATATCCCATGACTGCATTTGTCAATTActataaatgtttgttttttattattggaAACTGACATTTCAGCAACAACACAACTCATAAATTGTGTAACCAAACTCATGATCAGAGACTTCTGTTCCTTTGCTGTGCTACTAACGGGATACTAAAGACATGTTTGCAGTGCAGAATACACCGTAATCATCAATCATGTAGAGTAGTTGTTAAGCAATTTAGCGCCTGTCTTATTATATTACAGTATTTGCTATGTTAAGGCTGGACAATTCAATGCCAGACATGTCAGGTCAAATTGAAAATAACTAGATGACTCAGAGTCGGTTCCAAATATTGCATAATTGTTATGCTGACTGTGAACTGTGGTACTGAGTAATGGACCAACGCTGTCATTTACACCCCCTGGTCTGCACTGTTTTTGTGTTCCTCTTGAAATGAAGCACATGTATGGATAataatgcacttttatttttgctttgctgAGCTGCGtaaattttactgtaaaagtaaATGCAAGCTAGTTTAAAATATTCAGCCCACAAGTCAGATTTTCAGTCTCTTCTTACTATAGCATATGGTAATGACAGTTTACTGTCTTCTCATCATGCCGCCTCCTACTTCCAGCTACTAATCCTATCTTTTATCTCTTCTGACTACTTAAACATTCATGGTCTTATTCCTCTCTGTTTGGGTCTGTCTTCTGATTTCTCTCATTAATTGCCGTTCCTGTTTTAATCTTTTTCCCAtctctcttcctctgcctcACCCACCTAATTCTCCTTCTCAATCTCTGTTCAGCCAATGAAGCTTCATGGCCCAGCATCAGTAAGAGTGTACCAGACTGGAGGACCAACAGTCCAGAACAGGTACTGTTTCTACATTTGGCATGGTAATAGAGAACATTCTCTATAATAACTCTCATTAATTCTGTCACGATTAAAATGTTGCCATGTCCGGTAAGTGATATTTTAGAGACATTTCAAAATTCCTCATTTTGCTGAAGCCCCACACGAGGCTCCTACTTTATAGACCATGTCATTAAAGCAGCATATGAACTTTTCAACTCGAAAAGGTTCAGGAAGAAAATCTACTTTGAGAACAGCCATGGAGGTTTTTGTGGAAAAATTGGATTATGCAGTCACACTTTAATTACCCTTTAGCTTTACCCTGCGTATCTATGTCCCCTTCCCCTCAGCTTCCCTCTGGTTATGGTACTTACCCCAGTGCCACCCACCAGGCAGCGGGACATCACTGTGCCACTAGCTCCCTGCCCCGTTCTGCCCCTGGTACACTGGGCTGGCCCCGATCCAGCGCTGCCAATGCCacgtcctcctcttcttcatcttcctcttcacaGCAAATACAGCAGCGTATTTCTGTCCCTCCTAATTTAAGTCAAGGTACTGTAAGGCCTTTTTATAATTAATGAGTCGCatctttgctgcatgtcctaAAAGATTTTCTAAAGAAGAGATGTTAAATGATAGATCTTgtcatgttgattttgtgtttctgtcttccGTCAGGTTCTGCCACCACCTCCCAGCCCTCTCCACTGTCCCCACAAACAGAGCGGACAGATCCCCCTCCGGCTGTGGCTGTTCGTCCCTACGTTCCGGATCATCCCTCCAGGCCACAGTCCCCCAGGAAGGGCCCCGCCACTATGAACAGCAGCTCCATCTACAGCATGTACCTCCAACAGCCTCAAGTCAAAAACTATGGGTCGCTCAGTAACAGAGCTACTGTCAAAGCAGGTACTGTAACAGCAaaattaatttgtcattttaaactttgCCATATATTCAGATTCTGCACATTTATTGTTTGCAGAGTGTTTGCAAGGGAAAACCAATCTCTGCCTTTCCTTTTCCCCTTTTGTCCTCAGTCTACGGTAAACCCATCCTGCCCACCTCCTCCACTTCTCCATCCCCTGTGCCTTTCctccagggaggaggaggaagagccgCAGGGGAGGATGTTACAGATAAAGAGGGAGGAAAaggtgaaggaggagagagcagcgaCGGGCAAATTCTGCCACCACCCAGCGTGGACAACATCCCTCGTCCTCTTAGTCCCACTAAGCTCACCCCAGTTGGTAGGTGCCAGGGGATAAATCAAACTGGACATAACTAAGAAGTGTGGCATTTCCAGTTTATGTCTTTTTGACATACCATTATTAACTCTTGACTTTATAGTAAAGTACATAAGTAGTATAATTATAAAGTCTGTGCATTGTTGCAACAGTATTTTACTGTCAAGTAACTGAACAACACATTTACAATAGtcataaacaataaatataacCTACCACAAGTCATGTGCCTAACTCATAGTAACCTTGCATAAATGTTGAGTGTTCATTTAGTCTTTAAAAAGGTTATGATCACATTACATTAATATACCTATTAGTTAACAAGCACTTCTTCATCAAGACCAATTTGGCTACTAAATTGAACACTAGATACAAGAATTTATTTTGGAAGCAGCAACAGTAAATACAGTATGCCATAAACAGATggcaaaagaagaaatttgGGTTTATACATCATAAACTCTCtttaaaatattagaatttcCCATTTTTTCCTTCCACAGCCCACTCCCAGCTACGATACCAGAGTGATGCAGACCTGGAAGTTCTGCGGCGACGCCTCAGCAATGCTCCGCGACCCCTCAAGAAACGGAGCTCAATCACTGAACCTGAAGCTCCACAGGGCCCAAACATCCAAAAATTGCTGTATCAGAGGTTTGTGCTACTGTATTTTGTTCCCCGCCAGAAAGATAAATCTTTTTTATTGGCCTGAATTTGAAACAGAAACTGAATCAAGGCTGGTACAGTGAAATTATTTTCTGATGTGGTTTGCAGGTTCAACACGTTGGCAGGAGGCATGGAGGGAAGCTCAGGTAAGACTCTGAGATGGTCAGGTGACATCAATGGATCAACAGGATGATGCATAAATTAAAGTTTCCATCTTTATTCCAGGCAACACTTTCTACCAGCCTGAATGCCTTTTGGGTGAAATGGACAACATCCATTCAGCTAATGGGAATGTGGAGCCTGGTGACAAGCATGTCAGTGTGACGGCCGTGGAGTCTGAAGTTCAAAACCTGAACTCAGACTCCCGCCGCTTGTCTCCTCCCTCTGTTGCCGTGGAAACATCCAAAGAGACAACAACATCAGTCGGGATGAGCAACAATGTCTCTCCGTCCACCCAACCCAGTCCATCACCTGCCCCTGATAGGCCAGAGGACCAGAATAATAACAACCATCGAGGATCTAGTCCTGCCCAAAACTCAGGAGGCCACGCCTCCCCTTCTCCGTCACCCCCTGCTCCACCGTCACAGCCTAAGGTGCCTAAGGTATAACTACACCTGATACTGAGTATGCACATTAAGACCATGTCCACTGAATATTATTTACACCTCATCTCCATTGTTTCTCAGCAAGAAATATGTTACTGCTGACCTCAACAAAACAAGTGTTCTCTCTTAGGGCTAATGTGTCAGATTAAGCAGCAAGTACTTACTTAGCAATTCCTTTTCTGCTTTGTCAACACATTCCTGTTTCTCACTCCCCATATGCTGCAGGCAAAGCGAACAAACCTGAAGAAGCCATCATCGGAGCGGACAGGCCACGGTCTTAGAGTCAAGTTTAACCCTCTCGCTCTGCTGCTGGATGCGTCATTAGAGGGAGAGTTTGATCTGGTGCAGAGAATTATATATGAGGTAAAATATAACAGAATGTTGCAGTTACATTATGTGGTATTTTTAGTTTACTACAGTTTTTCATATTTGAAGAGCTTCTAAAGCTCTGTCAGGTGGTTCAATATTATAGTTACTACAGTACATTACTGCAGAAaacctacacacacaaaaaatcacaAGACAGCCAAACTCTGACCAAACagtctttaaaatgtaatatagcAGCTGGCCTGCTGTGGTAGATTGGTCTTTCCAGAATGTAAAGTGAGTGTAAAATAAGGTGTAACAAGAATTTactgaacaagaaaaaaaacaagatcttCAGAGGGACCTTCTGTTGAACcttcagatttagttttttctgttcAAGAGGACTGAATATCATGTGATACAGCTTTGTTCTAATATTTCTAATTTGGTTTCTGTTCCGTGTTCACATTTTGTTATGCAACAGAAATTGCATGCCCATGATTACACCCACATGCAGATTGCCTCGACAGATTTGCCAGAAACTGGAAGCTTTTGAATCTTTTTCAATGCCTTCATGACAGTACTTACCTTTATCTTTGAGCCTCAGCAGCGATGTCAGGGGAGAGCTGGTCCCAGTTGTGAGGCTTGCAGAGTTATTGTTGAGGACACACTCACACTTTATCACAGTGTGTTACATCAACACCAAGAGAGCAAAGCCTTATGTCTTCAGATGCAAACCCCCATCTATCTCTGACATCTTTCACTGGAAGAAAAAGTGCTTACTGACTTCCAAACTGCAAACTCTGGCTGATACTCTCAAGGAAACAATCAGATGGTTCACATGCACAACAAGCTCAGTTTGACGGTGTCATTCCCTGAGGCAGGAAGGCTCAGAAACTTCCAGactgttgaaaaaatgttgcactATCCTGAGTTTTGCAGTGAAACTGGACACTTGGCACTTTTGTAGTGTTCTCCACTTTTACAAGGTTTCTGGAGGCGGATTTGTGTTGCTCCGTGGACACCCAGTAACTTGAAACTTGTAACAGTACCCTGAATATGATGAAATCTAATATCTCTGTGTTCATATCTGTCTTTAAGGTGGAAAACCCCAGTATGCCAAATGATGAAGGCATAACTCCTCTTCATAATGCTGTCTGCGCTGGTCATCACCATATTGTTAAGTTCCTGCTGGACTTTGGAGTGAATGTAAATGCAGCCGACAGTGACGGATGGTCAGTATCTTCATTCAGTCACTGAATCATATAACAGCGTAGACTAATAACAGGGCAGTGGCTGCTCAAGGACTGGAGGGAGTTTGAGAAATGAACACTCTCTCAGAGGCAGCAATAACAGAGATAATTGACTTTCTAAATTCATTTTTGGCTCTGCTGCTTTAACAGTGTTGAAGTAGGAGATTACCATATGTAATGAGGCTCTGAATACAGAAGTTATGTTGATTTAATTACTGATGCATCTGACGGAATTCATGTTTAGTCAATCTCTTCCTGTTTCATCAGGGCGCGAGTTTAATTTAACCTCTTTCTTTATTGAGGTGAATGAGACTTGGCTAGCAGAGGaatgtttaaaatctgttttaatgttgtCCTTCCCAGGACTCCTCTGCACTGTGCAGCCTCATGTAACAGCGTCCACCTCTGTAAGATGCTGGTGGAGTCGGGAGCGGCCATTTTTGCCACAACAATTAGCGATGTTGAAACGGCGGCagataaatgtgaagaaatggAAGAAGGCTATACCCAGTGTTCTCAGTTCCTCTATGGTAGGTGGATTTAGACGCACTCATGGTGGGTCAACAAAACTATACTCAAAAGGGGGACAGAACTTTGcattaaatattacaaatatgtaCCATCTAGAAACTCTCTTCTAAAAATGACTCTACTGTGTCTCTGTCTCGTAGGTGTGCAGGAAAAGTTGGGTGTGATGAACAAGGGCTTAGTGTACGCTCTGTGGGACTACACCGCCCAGCAGTCTGATGAGCTGTCCTTCAGTGAGGGTGACACCCTCACCGTGCTGCGTCGCCGTGACGACACTGAGACAGAGTGGTGGTGGGCGCGACTGAACGACCGCGAGGGATACGTACCCAGAAACCTGCTGGGGGTGAGAGAGCGTTAACTACACTGGACACCTCACTGTAAATGTGCACAGTGAGAACAATACAGAAAGACTAATGAGACCCACCTGCGTTATCACAACACTGGATACCACTTTCAAACTAATTTCAGCTCATGATTTATCATGAATCTGGGCATGCTTATGTGCAACCTTAATAAACTCTATCACTTTTCTGTGTTACTTAAAGCCTATCAGTCCACCTGGTGAAGCAACTGCTAATGAATACAAGGAATTAACTGTTTAATAATTACTGGGCAGAGGAAAGAGGTGGTAGATTTTTGACCGTACCCCTTGGAAAAATGCAATACTCCACCCCCAATATCTCAGtgtagtgattttttaaaaacatattaaaactgtgaaaatttaagCCATTCTTTATTCTTGAATAGAGCAGCTTTTTTATATACAGATAATGTGATGCCATAGCTTAGTATGTATGGAACTGGATTTCTGGGTCTCCTTTAAATGCCTTAGTTACACTGCTGAGGTGTTgtagatgtatttttattttcatacaaAGAGCACGTGGTTAAAGAAGTGCAGTGTACTCACTCCATAATGCTTCTGACTCACTAgtaatatgttaaaaaaaaaaaaaaaaaaacgagctGAGGCATTCTTCCAGGAGAAAGTTAAAACTCTTTATTCAGATTGCTATATCATGATTGAATTCTAAAAATATAGacaatatttgtacattttcaaataatCCTGGGTATTATGTAAACCCAGGCAAAGCAGAACAACACTTTACTGAGGGTGAAATCCACTGCACACCATATTAGTATTAGTAGAGGCAAAAACCTGAGCAGGAAGCCAATAAACTCGCAGGTGATAAAAGCACAGAATGACCACTAGGTGGCTCTACAGAATGTAGAAGAAAatctagaaaaagaaaaatgttcataGAAAGTTTAGAGTATTTAACTATCTACAGCAATGGCACATTTCAGATGATTACTTTCCCAAATactgtttttatggtttctgaATCTTTAACCATAGGCCTATCTTGATTTCTGCTATGTATATTATCGAAGTGTTGATTCACAGGGTCTGTTTTTCTTCTGGCATGCTTATGTTCAGAGACTCTGTGTGGCACAGAGTTACAATTAATTAATGATTTTATGTCAAACACCTGATGAGTCTTAAAGCCACTAAACTGCTTACGTTTCTTTATATTAGCACAGCGGTTGCACAAGCCACATTTAAAAGTACTATCAGTGATTGATGAAGCCAGGTGttcttattgttattattgccATGAGGACAGTT is a window from the Amphiprion ocellaris isolate individual 3 ecotype Okinawa chromosome 20, ASM2253959v1, whole genome shotgun sequence genome containing:
- the LOC111581699 gene encoding apoptosis-stimulating of p53 protein 1-like isoform X8, which produces MEWNEVDLVQEFTVEGQCSKIKVRSCRITWDSLQVPRVELTLSELQEMATRQQQQIEAQQQMLVAKEQRLRYLQQGGRPNQGQTQSEAEKLQRLKERVETQEAKLKKIRAMRGQVDYSKLINGNLSAEIDHVSSLFQEKQAELQSAVIRVDQLTQQLEDLRRGRLQLHSSQGAPTGPQGATTGHKGSPLSGPAALELRKLYQELQARNRHNLEQSSKLAQNKELLNKRNAQVTVMDQRIGDLRERLHKKRAELSRMNGGGLSSPQTSSHPSGGVSGRVAAVCPYIQVPAEGRQEAGYPLPADPPPKPTPLSHIRSVSEEDRSGIRKPPSQWKVSDLDIVLSEPTESWEGPGSPQGGDSNNTNEASWPSISKSVPDWRTNSPEQLPSGYGTYPSATHQAAGHHCATSSLPRSAPGTLGWPRSSAANATSSSSSSSSSQQIQQRISVPPNLSQGSATTSQPSPLSPQTERTDPPPAVAVRPYVPDHPSRPQSPRKGPATMNSSSIYSMYLQQPQVKNYGSLSNRATVKAVYGKPILPTSSTSPSPVPFLQGGGGRAAGEDVTDKEGGKGEGGESSDGQILPPPSVDNIPRPLSPTKLTPVAHSQLRYQSDADLEVLRRRLSNAPRPLKKRSSITEPEAPQGPNIQKLLYQRFNTLAGGMEGSSGNTFYQPECLLGEMDNIHSANGNVEPGDKHVSVTAVESEVQNLNSDSRRLSPPSVAVETSKETTTSVGMSNNVSPSTQPSPSPAPDRPEDQNNNNHRGSSPAQNSGGHASPSPSPPAPPSQPKVPKAKRTNLKKPSSERTGHGLRVKFNPLALLLDASLEGEFDLVQRIIYEVENPSMPNDEGITPLHNAVCAGHHHIVKFLLDFGVNVNAADSDGWTPLHCAASCNSVHLCKMLVESGAAIFATTISDVETAADKCEEMEEGYTQCSQFLYGVQEKLGVMNKGLVYALWDYTAQQSDELSFSEGDTLTVLRRRDDTETEWWWARLNDREGYVPRNLLGLYPRIKPRQRSLA
- the LOC111581699 gene encoding apoptosis-stimulating of p53 protein 1-like isoform X9; this encodes MEWNEVDLVQEFTVEGQCSKIKVRSCRITWDSLQVPRVELTLSELQEMATRQQQQIEAQQQMLVAKSEAEKLQRLKERVETQEAKLKKIRAMRGQVDYSKLINGNLSAEIDHVSSLFQEKQAELQSAVIRVDQLTQQLEDLRRGRLQLHSSQGAPTGPQGATTGHKGSPLSGPAALELRKLYQELQARNRHNLEQSSKLAQNKELLNKRNAQVTVMDQRIGDLRERLHKKRAELSRMNGGGLSSPQTSSHPSGGVSGRVAAVCPYIQVPAEGRQEAGYPLPADPPPKPTPLSHIRSVSEEDRSGIRKPPSQWKVSDLDIVLSEPTESWEGPGSPQGGDSNNTNEASWPSISKSVPDWRTNSPEQLPSGYGTYPSATHQAAGHHCATSSLPRSAPGTLGWPRSSAANATSSSSSSSSSQQIQQRISVPPNLSQGSATTSQPSPLSPQTERTDPPPAVAVRPYVPDHPSRPQSPRKGPATMNSSSIYSMYLQQPQVKNYGSLSNRATVKAVYGKPILPTSSTSPSPVPFLQGGGGRAAGEDVTDKEGGKGEGGESSDGQILPPPSVDNIPRPLSPTKLTPVAHSQLRYQSDADLEVLRRRLSNAPRPLKKRSSITEPEAPQGPNIQKLLYQRFNTLAGGMEGSSGNTFYQPECLLGEMDNIHSANGNVEPGDKHVSVTAVESEVQNLNSDSRRLSPPSVAVETSKETTTSVGMSNNVSPSTQPSPSPAPDRPEDQNNNNHRGSSPAQNSGGHASPSPSPPAPPSQPKVPKAKRTNLKKPSSERTGHGLRVKFNPLALLLDASLEGEFDLVQRIIYEVENPSMPNDEGITPLHNAVCAGHHHIVKFLLDFGVNVNAADSDGWTPLHCAASCNSVHLCKMLVESGAAIFATTISDVETAADKCEEMEEGYTQCSQFLYGVQEKLGVMNKGLVYALWDYTAQQSDELSFSEGDTLTVLRRRDDTETEWWWARLNDREGYVPRNLLGLYPRIKPRQRSLA
- the LOC111581699 gene encoding apoptosis-stimulating of p53 protein 1-like isoform X6; this translates as MDAQQVGLSRIAVSGLRVFGPRLNVRWGHGDGRTDGRTEERPEYSVRSVRSEAVILTVYLNDTQQMLTEVPVTPATRVIDVVEYCKEAGEGECHLAEVWNGHERVLPQELLLLDLLQQWGARRPEVSFYLRHCPAWTQGSQQPLEQSWTTEATESANDNVPRVELTLSELQEMATRQQQQIEAQQQMLVAKEQRLRYLQQGGRPNQGQTQSEAEKLQRLKERVETQEAKLKKIRAMRGQVDYSKLINGNLSAEIDHVSSLFQEKQAELQSAVIRVDQLTQQLEDLRRGRLQLHSSQGAPTGPQGATTGHKGSPLSGPAALELRKLYQELQARNRHNLEQSSKLAQNKELLNKRNAQVTVMDQRIGDLRERLHKKRAELSRMNGGGLSSPQTSSHPSGGVSGRVAAVCPYIQVPAEGRQEAGYPLPADPPPKPTPLSHIRSVSANEASWPSISKSVPDWRTNSPEQLPSGYGTYPSATHQAAGHHCATSSLPRSAPGTLGWPRSSAANATSSSSSSSSSQQIQQRISVPPNLSQGSATTSQPSPLSPQTERTDPPPAVAVRPYVPDHPSRPQSPRKGPATMNSSSIYSMYLQQPQVKNYGSLSNRATVKAVYGKPILPTSSTSPSPVPFLQGGGGRAAGEDVTDKEGGKGEGGESSDGQILPPPSVDNIPRPLSPTKLTPVAHSQLRYQSDADLEVLRRRLSNAPRPLKKRSSITEPEAPQGPNIQKLLYQRFNTLAGGMEGSSGNTFYQPECLLGEMDNIHSANGNVEPGDKHVSVTAVESEVQNLNSDSRRLSPPSVAVETSKETTTSVGMSNNVSPSTQPSPSPAPDRPEDQNNNNHRGSSPAQNSGGHASPSPSPPAPPSQPKVPKAKRTNLKKPSSERTGHGLRVKFNPLALLLDASLEGEFDLVQRIIYEVENPSMPNDEGITPLHNAVCAGHHHIVKFLLDFGVNVNAADSDGWTPLHCAASCNSVHLCKMLVESGAAIFATTISDVETAADKCEEMEEGYTQCSQFLYGVQEKLGVMNKGLVYALWDYTAQQSDELSFSEGDTLTVLRRRDDTETEWWWARLNDREGYVPRNLLGLYPRIKPRQRSLA